From the genome of Rhododendron vialii isolate Sample 1 chromosome 10a, ASM3025357v1:
CCATAGGCAATGTTGTCGAAAATGGTTGCCGCGAAGAGGGCTGGTTCTTGAGAAACCAATCCTATTTTAAGCCTGAGTGACTTTAAGTTCAACCGCTTGATGTCTTTTCCATCTATCATAACTGTACCCGCCGAAGGGTCATAGAATCGTTCTATTAATGCAATTATGGAACTCTTTCCGGAACCACTTTCTCCAACAAGGGCTTGGCTCTGGCCCGCTTGGATCCTAAGATTGAAGTCCTTGAAAACGAGAATGTCCGGGCGCGACGGGTACGAAAAGTCCACGTGGCAAAGCTCGATTTCACCATGGACTGAGTTAACAGTTTCGGCATCCGGATCATCCGCGTCAATCTTGGTTGAACGGTCAATGATGGAAAATATGGATCCGATGGTTTGACTGCTCCCGATTATCTCAGGGGCGAGACCAAGGGTTTCGGCTACCGAATTGGCTGCCATGACTAGGATGACAACAACCTTGACAACTTTTGAGACGGTTGAGACGCCTTTTTCGATGAGATGGACTCCGTACCAAAAGAATAGGGCTTGAGCGGAGTAGAGAGTGAGCTGAGAGAGGCCGAAGAGGACACCGGCTGTTTGGCTACGGCTGAGGCTTCGGAGCTGGGGTACACGGAGCTCGTGGCAGAAGAGGGAGAGAATCTTGTCTTGGGCATTGAAGGCAGCAACGGTTCGGATATTGCTCACTCCTTCCCCTGCTATCATGCTTGTCTTTGCATGGGCCTTGGCTGTGTCTCCGGCAAAGCCTTTGAGAAAGAGTTGCTGAGTATTGtggaaaacagaaagaaaagaaaaactgaatTTTAGCTGTCAGGACATTGTTTCATTGGCCtagaaataaacaaaaaatgaagttcaGTATTCCTGTGATCAACTCTtatcaaagaaaacaaaaaatgatagCATCTTACCAACTATATATTAGCAATTTTTTTACCATAGATTGCCAAGATGTGCAGCTGAGAATAGGGATGTCCAACCCAGCCCAAAATGAGGATCCGAACCGTTTCTTAAAATTAACATTTGATCTTTCCGATTTTCGCCATCAAATTGTAATACCAACAAtatgcttttattttttgacatcAAACGGATGTTGGTCGGATGTCAAGCTACATCTCCTGATCTAGGCTCGCTTGGCAGTACATTAGAAAAATGATCAAGAGGGTTCAGCAATCAATTGAGCGACTTTGGTGGATCACCGTGCTGAGCACCAAAAGCTATGAAGGCATATCCTCTACCTTCTAGAGTGCTAGTACAACTTGTGCTTGGAGATTTTTGTTATACATCTATGTATCCTTTAGGTATGCTGAGGATATTAGAGGTTCTCATCTTTCAACAACCGATATGAGCGAAGCCTTGTGGAGGATTCCTAGGTAAGATCAAGTCCTTACGTGGATATCCGAAACGAAATTGGAAGGCTAGTGGATTTAAGGTGCGCAGGCGCAGCAATCAAGCACCGGTGGAGTAACTTATATTAAACTTTTGCAGTATTATACTGAGAAAGTAGTGAAGATAGATTCCAGGGAACCATCATACACTatgaacaacaacaaaaatggaaaataccCAAAATGACCTGCTTGGACTTTTGGGACAACCCACAAGAGAATTATAAAGGGTCTAATCGAGTAGCAGTGTCTGTGCATACCTGGCCAAAAAAGGCTAAGACAAGAAGAGGGAAGGTGGCTAATGTGAGAAGGGAAATCCTCCATTCTACCATGAAAGCAACTATGAATGAAGTGAGAAGGGATGTCATATTTTGCAGTATAACTGAGATTCTCTCACAAATGGCAGATTTCACATCAGTAGCATCCGTGGCTAGGCGAGCTGCCACAAGACTCGAGTTGTTTTCCTCCTCATCGTACCACCCGACTTCATTCCTCAGTATCGctgacaaaaggaaaaaaaaaaaaacataccatAAAAAAGAATCCATAGTGCCTTACCTACATCACACATGACAGGAAAAATGACATTCTGTACACAAACAGTATGCTGCTTATAATTGTGAAATTATCCCCCACACCTCGAAAATACATTTTCAGTACCACTTTTGGTGACCAAGGTCGTGTTTAGTTACCGAAAAGTAACAAAACAGTTACTAAAGGCTATGTTAATTGCTATAGGTTTGATCTTCATTAACTAACGCGGTGGTCTCCCAATGGTTGGCAGTTGGCACCAATACTAATTTTTGAGACACTAGGCTGGagatatatttattttgttgttcatttTCCTAAGTTATAAGAATTGTAACAACAAGAGTACATACATGATTGAATATACCTGCAAGCATCATCCTTCTCACTTTTGTAGCGAGATTCTCTCCCATAATACTGAAGAAATAATGTTGTATGAAATAAGCCACCACTGCGTAAAGACCTGTGCCAAGGAAAATTTTAACATACTCCTTTGTCTTCCTCTCCATGATTGCATGATTTCTGTAGTAGAATACCTCAAACATATTGCTCATCGCAATGGAAATTGTCGGACAGATAAAACCACAGAGAATTGATCCAACTGCACCCATTATGGCACAAGGCCATTCCGGAGCATTTAGCTTGAGAAGCCGGAAGAAGTACCCTTCTGGGGCTggattttccctttttgttttgacaTTTGAGACCATCTCTGTCTGGCAATCAACACCAGTGTTGTATGAATCGCTTAAATTCCTCAAACTGCTGGAATGAAGGTTAGCAGATTTTTGGGATTGTGAATGCCCTAGTCGTGGTGAGCACGTATGTttggttgaaggattggagaagtaGCGGTTTCCGGTCGTTTCTTGGAATCGACATAATGAAGCGAAGGCCCCACCTCTTGAAATTAGTTCTTCGTGGGTTCCTGTCTCAACAACTTGGCCTTGCTGTATAAAGGCAATTGAATCAACGTTTCTAATGGTAGAAAAGCGATGGGCGACAACCACACTTGTCCTCCCAACCATGAGGTGGTCTAAAGCATCTTGAACAATGCTCTCGGAACCTGCATCGAGGGCACTTGTTGCTTCGTCAAGGAGAAGGATCTTTGGATTTTTCAACATAGCTCTTGCTATTGCGATTCTCTGTTTTTGGCCACCAGAGAGTTGGACTCCTCTTTCTCCCACCTGGTTTGCAATTGAAAGGCCTTGGTTTTGATTTAGAAacctcaaactttttttttccataacttTATAGgaaatataaatttaaaaaatacagaaaatgcAAGCCTGACTCCAAAAGATAAATATCCAGCTCTTTACACTATTATTTTTATTACTGGTAGACTTGGGAATGTAAACCAACCTGGGTGTTATATCCATTAGGAAGCAAGGTAATGAACTTATGTGCATTTGCAGCAGAAGCAGCCGCTTCTACTTCAATCATTGTTGCATCAGGATTTGCATAGAGAATGTTCTCAATTATGGAAGTAGCGAACAAAGCAGGTTCTTGATTCACCAGTCCAATTTGATCACGCAACCATCTTAGTTGTAGTGTCTTTATATCCACATTGTCAAGTAAAATTTGCCCTATTTAGGAATACATACAATTAGTATAACATCGTCTATTTTGTAAATTCGATTAGCATTTCATGATTTTCATCATCATAGAAGTCTTGTAGTTACCGTCATTAGGATCGTAGAACCTTTCTAtcaaggagacaatggtacttTTTCCCGATCCACTTCCACCAACAACAGCAATCGTCTTTCCAGCAGGAAAGGAAATTGAAAAGTCCCTCAATATGATAACATCTGGTCGCGATGGGTAGCGGAACGTTACATTTTTGAATTCTATGTTCCCACTGAACTCAGCTATGCACTTCCCGACGGAAGGATCTTGAATTATGGTTGGTCTCTGCTTGATTATCTCCATTAACCTGTACCCAGCAACTTTGCCTTTGCTAAATGCCCCAAGCTTTGAAAATGACTGACCTAAGCTCCTGTAAATCATTTTTTCTTAATCAGTATATTATCCAGAATAGGAGTTATTCAACTGAAAGTAGAGGTATTAGTTTAAGATCTTACACGCCCCCAACAACGGAAGATAAGATAGCAGTGAACGCCTTCCCTCCATCTGTCAGCCCATTTCGGACAGCAACACCAGCGTACCAAAAGACTAAGGCCCATGACATCCACAGTATTCCATAAGTGCATCCCAGCCCTAGTCCTTTAGCCATCCCGGCCTTATATCCAAGCCTCAATGTGTGTTGTATTGCATCTGAATAGGAATTGAGGGCCTTGTTCTCGCCAACATATGAGTAAACAGTCCTAACTTGAGCAATGGCCTATTTAGGCAGTGTTAAATCATACCCATTGTAGTACACTAAAATTAATACAGAGGCCAGTTActaaacaaaaattttagagctccaataattttcaattcataatGTAAGTTGCTCTAACATACTGTACAAAAACAAATCTTAATTCAAAATACTTGAATAGAAAAAACCAACCTGCTCAGCGATGATACCTGCATCTGCGTACGATTCATGGCTCTTGGACGTGAGACCTGTTAGAATATATGCAAACAAGCCCCCAGCTAAGGCAATTCCTGGAATCACTGCCACACTGAGTAAAGCTAACCTCCATACTAATGCAAAACCAACCACTAGTCCGGCCACAAAAGTGGAGATATAATGGATGAAATTTCCCacctaaataaattttttaaagcaTCATGTGAGTGAAAGTACAAACCGAAGCTAAAAAGCTTCTCCAAATATGAGTTTCGGATTATGCATTCTCCAATTCATTTCTGACAGAATTCATCCCCTAATCAGCTCCCCAAGCACTCAAAATGTAAAATACAAAATGCAGAAAGGAGGCTGACAAACAGCATCTATGTGCCATCAGATATGATAAGAGACAGTTTGAGTATAtgagacagttttttttt
Proteins encoded in this window:
- the LOC131304332 gene encoding ABC transporter B family member 19-like, which codes for MAVTTEPRTGAMSESDEKKQRSVPFYELFSFADKYDWFLMILGTVGAIVNGSSMPVFFVLLGDMLNGFGKNQYDLSTMIYEVSKYSLYFVYLGLIVCISSYAEIACWIYTGERQVGTLRKKYLEAVLKQDVGFFDTDARTGDIVFSVSTDTLLVQDAISEKVGNFIHYISTFVAGLVVGFALVWRLALLSVAVIPGIALAGGLFAYILTGLTSKSHESYADAGIIAEQAIAQVRTVYSYVGENKALNSYSDAIQHTLRLGYKAGMAKGLGLGCTYGILWMSWALVFWYAGVAVRNGLTDGGKAFTAILSSVVGGVSLGQSFSKLGAFSKGKVAGYRLMEIIKQRPTIIQDPSVGKCIAEFSGNIEFKNVTFRYPSRPDVIILRDFSISFPAGKTIAVVGGSGSGKSTIVSLIERFYDPNDGQILLDNVDIKTLQLRWLRDQIGLVNQEPALFATSIIENILYANPDATMIEVEAAASAANAHKFITLLPNGYNTQVGERGVQLSGGQKQRIAIARAMLKNPKILLLDEATSALDAGSESIVQDALDHLMVGRTSVVVAHRFSTIRNVDSIAFIQQGQVVETGTHEELISRGGAFASLCRFQETTGNRYFSNPSTKHTCSPRLGHSQSQKSANLHSSSLRNLSDSYNTGVDCQTEMVSNVKTKRENPAPEGYFFRLLKLNAPEWPCAIMGAVGSILCGFICPTISIAMSNMFEVFYYRNHAIMERKTKEYVKIFLGTGLYAVVAYFIQHYFFSIMGENLATKVRRMMLAAILRNEVGWYDEEENNSSLVAARLATDATDVKSAICERISVILQNMTSLLTSFIVAFMVEWRISLLTLATFPLLVLAFFGQQLFLKGFAGDTAKAHAKTSMIAGEGVSNIRTVAAFNAQDKILSLFCHELRVPQLRSLSRSQTAGVLFGLSQLTLYSAQALFFWYGVHLIEKGVSTVSKVVKVVVILVMAANSVAETLGLAPEIIGSSQTIGSIFSIIDRSTKIDADDPDAETVNSVHGEIELCHVDFSYPSRPDILVFKDFNLRIQAGQSQALVGESGSGKSSIIALIERFYDPSAGTVMIDGKDIKRLNLKSLRLKIGLVSQEPALFAATIFDNIAYGKDGATEADVIEAARVANVHAFVSGLPEGYKTPVGDRGVQISGGQKQRIAIARAVLKDPAILLLDEATSALDAESESVLQEALERLVRGRTTLLVAHRLSTIRRVDTIAVIQDGQIVEQGSHSELVSRHDGAYFRLLQLQLHHI